Proteins encoded by one window of Salvia splendens isolate huo1 chromosome 14, SspV2, whole genome shotgun sequence:
- the LOC121765174 gene encoding U-box domain-containing protein 38-like: MGGNGKFRRWKFSFHRAPSAPKNQPPQEFLCPISNSLMFDPAIVSSGQTFERACVDICKGLSFAPTLSTGSKPDFSTVIPNLALKKAILSWCSKTGSGHPSPPDNSKIESTIRSLSGSVETLEKSPKIRVSEKELLKGVAETPPILLSHAVTELNSRDLDLSSSSEESVIANTTPLLPFATRPSCFSYSSSPSTSSEFAAEEGSKNNLSSDDENFITKMRSLDVYEQEQAVIQLRKKTRTSEEARAALCSERLLVALKQLLSSRYSAVQTNAVAAMVNLSLDKGNKVRIVRAGVVPPLIDLLKSGFDESREHAAGAIFSLALEDGNKTAIGVLGALPPLLHELRSGTRRSRHDSALALYHLTLVQSNRAKVIRLGAAAALLGLLRDGDLAARVVLTVCNLAACDEGRAALLDANAVDCLVGLLRNRAEFSSESTRENCVAALHSLSDRSLRFKGLARDAGAAEVLLDVVKADSKQAREMARRILEGLRGPGPEAEEDGEVDWDAVMKGGVTHARHRVGKSSGRNSSEF; the protein is encoded by the coding sequence ATGGGCGGAAATGGCAAGTTCCGCCGCTGGAAATTCTCCTTCCACAGAGCTCCCTCCGCCCCCAAGAACCAGCCGCCGCAGGAATTTCTCTGCCCAATCTCCAATTCCTTGATGTTTGACCCCGCCATCGTCTCCTCCGGCCAGACCTTCGAGCGCGCGTGCGTCGACATCTGCAAAGGTCTAAGCTTCGCCCCCACGCTTTCCACCGGATCGAAGCCCGATTTCTCGACTGTCATCCCCAATTTAGCTCTGAAAAAAGCAATTCTCAGCTGGTGCTCGAAAACCGGGTCGGGTCACCCGAGCCCGCCAGACAATTCGAAAATCGAGTCGACCATTCGCTCCCTTTCGGGCTCGGTCGAAACCCTAGAAAAAAGCCCCAAAATTCGGGTATCGGAGAAAGAATTGCTGAAAGGCGTCGCTGAAACCCCTCCGATTTTACTCTCCCACGCAGTGACAGAATTGAATTCTAGGGATTTGGATTTGTCTTCGAGCTCAGAGGAATCCGTGATCGCCAATACGACGCCGCTTCTTCCCTTCGCGACGCGGCCGTCGTGCTTCTCTTACTCGTCGTCCCCTTCCACCTCCTCCGAATTCGCCGCGGAGGAAGGATCTAAGAACAATTTGTCGTCGGACGATGAGAATTTTATCACGAAAATGAGGAGTTTGGATGTTTACGAGCAGGAACAAGCCGTGATTCAGCTGAGGAAGAAGACGCGGACGAGCGAAGAAGCTCGCGCGGCTCTCTGCTCGGAGCGGCTGCTGGTGGCGCTGAAGCAGCTGCTGAGCTCGCGCTACTCCGCCGTGCAGACGAACGCCGTGGCGGCGATGGTCAATCTCTCGCTCGACAAGGGGAACAAGGTGAGGATCGTGAGAGCCGGCGTGGTCCCGCCGCTGATCGACCTTCTGAAGAGCGGCTTCGACGAGTCGCGCGAGCACGCCGCCGGCGCGATCTTCAGCCTCGCGCTCGAGGATGGCAACAAGACCGCCATCGGCGTGCTCGGCGCCCTGCCGCCGCTGCTGCACGAGCTCAGATCCGGCACGCGGCGGAGCCGCCACGACTCCGCGCTGGCGCTGTACCACCTAACGCTGGTGCAGAGCAACCGAGCGAAGGTGATCCGGCTCGGAGCCGCGGCGGCGCTGCTGGGGCTGCTCAGGGACGGTGACCTGGCGGCGCGTGTGGTGCTCACCGTGTGCAACCTGGCGGCGTGCGACGAGGGGCGGGCAGCGCTGCTCGACGCCAATGCGGTGGATTGCCTCGTGGGGCTGTTGAGGAACCGGGCCGAGTTCAGCTCCGAGTCGACTCGGGAGAACTGTGTCGCCGCCTTGCACTCGTTGAGCGATCGGAGCTTGAGGTTCAAGGGGCTGGCGAGGGATGCTGGGGCGGCGGAGGTGCTGCTCGACGTCGTGAAGGCAGACAGCAAGCAGGCGAGGGAGATGGCTAGGCGGATTTTGGAGGGGCTGAGGGGGCCGGGgccggaggcggaggaggacgGGGAGGTGGATTGGGATGCGGTGATGAAGGGCGGAGTGACTCATGCGAGGCACCGAGTTGGGAAGAGTTCGGGCCGGAACTCGTCTGAGTTCTGA
- the LOC121765173 gene encoding uncharacterized protein LOC121765173 produces the protein MADIVKQILAKPIQYADEVIKLSDQVSFMKGECNDIKIRTEKLATLLRQAARASGDLYERPTRRIIEDTEQVLDKALTLVFKCRSNGIRRIFTITPVAAFKKVHQQLDNSIGDVSWLLRVSAPADDRDDEYLGLPPIAANEPILCLIWEQIAILCSGSLDDRADAAASLVSLARDNDRYGSLIIEEGGVVPLLKLLKEGRMEGQEHAARAIGLLGRDPESVEIIVNAGVCQVVAKILKEGHMKVQIVVAWALSELAANHRKCQDPFAQHNVIRLLVSHLAFETIPEHSKYAIATNKHSIHSLVMANSNPNPNSKSNEQTEEKHHSVADHPMDNQMASQMHNVVTNTIAMKSTMLPIHHKATAGSPSPICHSDAGEKSVKSNKQQSHQFIKQNKGHGLPGSSIKRREFEDPATKAEMKAMSARALRYLCAGNVPVCKSITESRALLCLAVLLEKGEDEVKYNSAMALMEITAVAEQDSDLRRSAFKPTAPVAKAVVDQFLRIVEKADCELLIPSIRSIGNLARTFRATETRFIPPLVNLLDDREPEVSCEAALGLNKFACPENFLHDTHCKSIISGGGHKHLIPLIYFGEQMVQIPSFILLCYLAMHVPDSETLAQEDVLIALEWSTKQQHLMQDEGIVTLVYEAKKRFELYQSRVSKQYH, from the coding sequence ATGGCGGACATAGTGAAGCAGATCCTCGCGAAGCCGATCCAATACGCGGACGAGGTGATCAAGCTGTCGGATCAAGTGAGTTTCATGAAAGGGGAATGCAACGACATCAAGATCAGGACGGAAAAGCTCGCCACCCTCCTCCGCCAGGCCGCCCGCGCCAGCGGCGACCTCTACGAGCGCCCCACGCGCCGCATCATCGAGGACACCGAGCAGGTCCTCGACAAGGCCCTCACCCTCGTCTTCAAGTGCCGCTCCAACGGCATCCGCCGCATCTTCACCATCACCCCCGTCGCCGCCTTCAAGAAGGTCCACCAGCAGCTCGACAACTCCATCGGCGACGTCTCCTGGCTCCTCCGCGTCTCCGCCCCTGCAGACGACCGCGACGATGAGTACCTCGGCCTACCCCCAATCGCCGCCAACGAGCCCATCTTATGCCTCATTTGGGAGCAGATCGCCATCCTCTGCTCCGGCAGTTTGGATGACCGCGCCGACGCTGCTGCTTCTCTAGTATCCCTCGCCCGTGACAACGACCGCTACGGCAGCCTCATTATCGAGGAGGGAGGCGTGGTGCCGCTGCTGAAGCTGCTCAAGGAAGGCCGGATGGAAGGACAGGAACACGCGGCGAGGGCGATCGGGTTGCTCGGGAGAGATCCCGAGAGCGTGGAGATCATCGTCAACGCCGGCGTGTGTCAAGTCGTGGCGAAGATTTTAAAAGAAGGCCACATGAAGGTGCAGATTGTGGTGGCGTGGGCGCTTTCGGAGCTCGCCGCGAACCACCGGAAATGCCAGGATCCGTTCGCGCAGCACAACGTCATCCGCCTCCTCGTCAGCCACCTCGCATTCGAAACCATCCCCGAGCACAGTAAATATGCCATAGCCACCAACAAACACTCGATCCACTCCCTTGTGATGGCGAATTCGAACCCGAACCCTAACTCTAAAAGCAATGAACAAACAGAGGAAAAGCATCACAGCGTCGCCGATCACCCCATGGACAATCAAATGGCTAGCCAAATGCACAATGTCGTCACCAACACCATAGCTATGAAATCCACCATGTTGCCGATCCATCACAAAGCCACAGCCGGATCTCCATCTCCGATCTGCCACTCCGACGCCGGCGAAAAGAGCGTAAAATCGAATAAACAACAGAGTCACCAGTTCATCAAACAGAACAAAGGCCATGGATTACCTGGATCCAGCATTAAAAGGAGAGAATTCGAAGATCCTGCAACTAAAGCAGAGATGAAAGCGATGTCAGCCAGAGCCCTACGCTACCTCTGCGCAGGAAACGTACCCGTATGCAAAAGCATAACAGAGTCACGCGCTCTGTTATGCCTCGCCGTACTACTAGAAAAGGGGGAAGACGAAGTGAAATACAATTCCGCCATGGCGTTAATGGAAATCACCGCCGTGGCCGAGCAGGATTCAGATCTGAGACGATCGGCGTTCAAACCAACCGCACCGGTAGCCAAAGCCGTGGTAGATCAATTCCTCCGAATCGTAGAGAAAGCAGACTGCGAGCTGCTGATCCCGAGCATTAGGTCAATTGGAAACCTAGCTCGAACATTCAGAGCAACAGAAACCAGATTCATACCGCCATTGGTGAACCTCCTGGACGACAGAGAGCCGGAGGTGAGCTGCGAGGCGGCGCTGGGGCTGAACAAGTTCGCCTGCCCGGAGAATTTCCTCCACGACACGCACTGCAAGTCGATCATCAGCGGGGGAGGGCACAAGCATCTGATCCCGCTGATCTACTTCGGGGAGCAGATGGTGCAGATACCGTCGTTCATACTGTTGTGCTATCTGGCGATGCACGTGCCGGATAGCGAGACGCTGGCGCAGGAAGACGTGTTGATAGCGCTGGAGTGGTCGACGAAGCAGCAGCATCTGATGCAGGATGAGGGCATTGTAACGCTGGTGTATGAGGCCAAGAAGAGATTCGAGTTGTATCAATCCAGAGTCTCCAAACAGTACCACTAA
- the LOC121765901 gene encoding calmodulin-binding protein 60 A-like translates to MSQKRQEPEEGTSFDERHPRSAKSFKSVVRDVMSLCKLQHLMEPVLEPLIRRVVKEEVDSALRKYIINTKRNYGKDTHPSEPRNLCLQFSNGISLPVFTGTRIEGEGSTRMEVALVDILTGEVVFSGHGSSEKVEIVVLEGDFDGDERGNWTAVDFQNNTVRERDGKKPLLTGDLITTLQDGKGLVGNIMFTDNSSWTRSRKFRLGAKLLDSISGVRVREARSEPFVVRDHRGELYKKHHPPSLSDEVWRLEKIGKGGAFHKRLRKESITTVEDFLVSFFLDPTRLRNILGAGMSAKMWEVVVEHARACVIDQKLQFYGTSQDNGVVFDMVGQLMGIISNGQYLRADKLSEAEKAEAHESVISAFADREKIVSFDEGSPPNFPTPSSLSVARSSSNLPSETSFNDDEPYLQHNASSPIYMESVYSLEGLSTFDNCLHQVEDNLICNADTLNRALCADELQYFETDQAIHSPPLELSEDIQGDISAYMPYSGVSTGKSERGWNILVFVLRWWFSIRRIVARKTRT, encoded by the exons ATGTCGCAGAAGCGGCAAGAGCCGGAGGAGGGCACATCTTTTGACGAGAGGCATCCCAGGAGTGCAAAATCTTTTAAAAG TGTGGTGAGGGATGTTATGAGCCTCTGCAAATTGCAACATCTAATGGAGCCAGTTCTTGAGCCTCTCATTCGTCGAGTT GTGAAAGAGGAAGTGGACTCCGCGTTgagaaaatacataattaatacgAAAAG GAATTATGGGAAAGACACGCATCCCTCTGAACCGAGGAATTTGTGTTTACAGTTCTCTAATGGCATATCTCTTCCTGTGTTTACTGGAACTCGTATTGAAGGAGAAGGGTCGACCAGAATGGAAGTTGCTTTAGTCGATATCCTTACTGGGGAAGTTGTTTTTAGTGGTCATGGATCATCTGAGAAGGTAGAGATTGTAGTTCTTGAAGGAGATTTTGATGGAGACGAGAGGGGAAATTGGACAGCTGTAGACTTCCAAAATAATACAGTGCGAGAGCGGGATGGAAAGAAGCCTCTCCTAACTGGGGATCTTATCACGACCCTGCAAGATGGCAAGGGTTTGGTTGGTAACATTATGTTTACAGATAATTCAAGCTGGACAAGAAGCCGGAAGTTTAGGCTGGGTGCTAAACTCTTGGACAGCATCAGTGGCGTCAGAGTAAGAGAGGCTAGATCAGAACCCTTTGTTGTTagagatcatcgtggagaac TGTACAAGAAGCACCACCCTCCATCACTTTCTGATGAAGTATGGCGGCTGGAAAAGATTGGTAAAGGTGGAGCTTTTCACAAACGTTTGAGGAAGGAAAGCATCACTACCGTAGAGGATTTTCTGGTGTCATTCTTCCTAGACCCTACAAGACTTCGAAAT ATCCTTGGGGCCGGTATGTCTGCCAAAATGTGGGAAGTAGTCGTGGAGCATGCTCGAGCATGTGTTATTGACCAGAAATTACAATTCTATGGCACCTCTCAAGATAATGGTGTTGTTTTCGACATGGTCGGGCAACTGATGGGGATCATCTCGAATGGCCAGTATCTTCGTGCTGATAAGCTGTCTGAAGCAGAAAAG GCGGAGGCTCACGAGTCAGTCATCTCTGCTTTTGCAGATCGTGAAAAAATTGTCAGCTTTGATGAGGGCTCACCTCCGAATTTCCCAACCCCATCAAGCTTATCCGTTGCTCGATCTTCTTCAAACTTGCCCTCTGAGACCAGTTTCAATGATGATGAGCCTTACTTGCAACACAATGCTTCTTCTCCAATCTATATGGAGTCGGTATATTCTTTGGAAGGCTTGAGCACCTTTGACAATTGCCTGCACCAAGTTGAAGACAACCTAATCTGTAATGCTGACACCTTGAATAGAGCATTGTGTGCAGACGAACTACAATACTTCGAGACGGATCAGGCAATCCACAGTCCTCCTCTGGAATTATCTGAAGATATACAGGGCGACATCAGTGCTTATATGCCATATTCTGGTGTTTCCACTGGTAAATCTGAGAGGGGGTGGAACATTCTAGTCTTTGTATTGAGATGGTGGTTCTCGATAAGAAGAATCGTGGCTAGAAAAACCCGTACTTGA